The Anolis sagrei isolate rAnoSag1 chromosome 6, rAnoSag1.mat, whole genome shotgun sequence genome includes the window GTGGCTTTCTTCAATCCATTATTCCTTGTGTTTGTCATTTAGGTTCCCTACTCAGAGCTGGGTGGCAAGACCCTCGTCATGTCTGTCTATGACTTTGACCGCTTCTCCAAGCATGATGCCATCGGTGAGATCCGTATTCCCATGAACACTGTAGATCTGGCACATGTGATTGAAGAGTGGCGGGACTTACAATCAGCAGAGAAGGAAGAGGTAGGTACTAATGCTCAGTCACTGGCAGGACCATCTAAATGTTCATGTAAATCTTCCATTCTATTGCTATGATAGTTTGAAAGACTCAGCAACAGTAGTTGGAAGCAAGCATGAGATTCTGATTGCAGAATCAGCATTCCAGCAGGATTGGTGCTAGTTCTGTAGCTTAAAAAAAGTGTTTATAGGAGAGGCTCCACTACATTCTTCCCCTCCCTGTATATGGAGGTCATTTCCAGAAGCTTTTCTGTCAATCTAGCATGGCTCTATCATTAGGAGAGAGAAGCAGTAGCATTAGCTAATGTTAGGGTTGACAATTGCATGGGATCAATTCTGCCCTGCTCCACCGTCCATGAGCTGCTCCCATCTAATGTACTGGAGTCCCTGATGGTATAATGGATTAAACACTTATGCAAGCAGGACTGAAGAGTGACAGGttgaaggtttatttattttatttatttgcttcacttttataccgcatatttcagcccttgacaggcgactcaatgcggtttacagtgcaattaaaaacacggcaatacaacaaccgggacgacaacgtcgctccacaacaattaacatagaCAGACAAatcgacaaacaacatatatagcgcctccgttaaagtcagatccattctcatagtcattgtgccgttcctatgttcagttaccgtcttccttagttagttgcattgcttagccgaacgcttgttcgtaaagccaggtcttgaccattctccgaaacgccagcaacgaaggtgcctgtctgatgtcagctggcaaggcattccatagccgaggggccaccactgagaaggccctgtctctcatccccgccaagcgtgcctgtgacgcaggcgggatcgagagcagggcctccccagacgatcttaatgttctagtcggttcgtaggcggaaatgcgttcggagaggtaagcggggccagaaccgtttagggctttataggctaaggccagcaccttgaattgagcccggtagcggattggcagccagtggagctggctcaacagaggagtggtgtgctccctgagtgccgctccagttagcaacctggctgccgagcgctggaccatctgaagcttccgggctgtcttcaagggcaaccccacgtagagcgcattgcagtaatcaatccgggatgtgaccagagcgtggaccaccgtggccaagtccgacttcccaggttcgaatctggggagaggcggatgagctccctttgtcagctccagctccccatgcaggggcatgagagaagcctcccacaaggatggtaaaacatcaaaacatcctggagtcccctgggcaacgtctttgcagatggccaattctctaacaccagaagcaacttgcagtttctcaagtcactcctgacatgggaaaaggATCGAATGTACTTCTTGGTCTATTTCCTCTCCAACATGGCAACTGGAAGAGATGTCATATCATCCCCTATCAGCATTTtggagaaggaaatggagggaaaatAGAGCATTGGGAGCTCTGAGTGGTGGATTTGTATTGatgtattcatttatatcccatttgCCACAAAGTGTTTGGTGTGTGTTGATGTACATTTGAAGAACTTTGAAAAGATGGAGGCAATTTTTGCATggaaacagcttttaaaaaagcaatatgtGATACCATGGTAAAATGAGAAGATGggaatggtgcttcttttagattcttccAGGAAAaactaaactcttgcctttttCCATTCCACACAAAAATGGAGATGATTCCCATTTTTATAAGAGTTAAAGCATACTTCttacactgacccatggataagttaatttttgggtggggggagtaattttattttactataaTTTGACTAACAAGTAGTTCTTCATGTAGAGCAAGAGTACTGTTTCTTTGTCCTCTTGCAGTGAAATGTCCAGTGGCAATTTGAATATTCCGTGTAATTTGAGCAATGAGTCTACTCTTGTACTTGCCTTAACTTTAAAGGATCTATCCAAAGTGCCTACTCTGTTTTGGTACAGaatttcagaaccttggatagcacAGTTTAGGCTAAGGCCTAGAACAGACTTAATAGCTGCCACTGAAAATATTTCAGGCTGGCCTTGATTCCAGCTCAGAATCTGTCCTGTTTGTCTTCCTTCAGCATGAGAAGTTGGGGGATGTCTGCTTTTCACTCCGGTATGTCCCTACAGCTGGGAAGCTGACCGTGATAGTCCTGGAAGCCAAAAACCTCAAAAAGATGGATGTGGGAGGTCTTTCAGGTAAGAGGTTACCATTGTGATAAACTAAAATATATAAAGGATGAGAGCATTGGGACCTAGCTGCTCTCCATAGGCATTTTCTTCTCCCAATTTCTAATTTCCCAATTCTCAGGGTACATATTAAATTAATACATTTGGGCAAtcattaaaaatcacaaaagggtATGTTATGCAAAGTTTATGGTGTTGCAAAAGGCAATAAGggtggagaaaaagaggaaagattaAAGAAAACCCCAAAAGGCTTGGTCTTAAAGTCCTTATGTCCCTACCATATTGGGATGGTGAAGGAAGAGTTCTCACTAATCCACAAATCCCATGGCTCCATAGGATGCTGCCGTGGCAGTTAAAGGTGGAAATACCACTGTAATTTGTGTAATACGAAAATGTTACTGGAAGTGCTGCCTGAAGGCACTTCACTCCCTCATTCTCTTCTTCTGGAGCATATCGTTCGTCACCATGACTCTaatgtttccttttctctttctgcaTTCCCTATCTCAATCTCTCCTTCCCAACTCCCATTCCAGACCCCTATGTTAAAATTCATCTCATGCAGGGAGGAAAACgtattaagaagaagaaaacaaccaTAAAGAAGAATACATTGAATCCTTATTATAATGAGTCCTTCAGCTTTGAGGTGCCTTTTGAACAGATCCAGGtaagcctcctttcctgggccccacatagctgtataaaatccacattgaactggattacatggcagtgtgaactgaggccccttccacacagctgaataaaatcacacattatttgctttgaactggaatatatggcaatgtggattcagataacctggttcaaagcagatattgtggattatctgcttgataatctgggttatatggctgtgtggaaggacccctaaTCTCCCATTTCACTTATACGATGCCTATCCTGATTTGGAATATGGTGATAACATTCCCAGATTATTTTCACCTTGCCAAAAGTTGACATTGCATGTTCaaaacatttgtatttttttaaatggagagAAATTGCTTGTTTTTTAAACTTGCATGGTAATTTGCATATTACTTTGAACCCCAGCAAGCAGATATAGTTAGTTTTTAATTTGATATAACCCAACTTTCTTTCAGAACTGagatacaatgcaatttatacatAATGCAGTCAGCCTTCCAGATTTATGTGTTTAACTTTTAGGAATTCAATTATTCGTGAATTTGATTAATGTGTTGTTTCTACgaatctctagattctccagcagaagttgaccataaagttgtgCTGAAGGATCAAGAGATTCTCTAGGCTTCTTTAGGTACTTGTAAACTCCCCCGCCCAGCTTTTTTTTAGGAGTCATACTAGAAGATGTAGGGATTCTGCAATATTGGAGAGTCTTCTGCATATTTTTAAGAAccaatgaaaaaaaataaaaattgcaaaTAATTAAAATTCCATTAAACTTGCTATAATTTGATAATATGAAAACAGAGATGAAAATACCTGTAGAACCTCTAAAATAGCGATGTTATTGGAAAAAATAGTGGGAATGATAGCAGTAATAAGTAATAAACAAATAGTTACTGTTATTTTTGTTTTCGGCACCTTATCTGTAGCAATCCATCCGTAGTCAAAATCTATTCTGAGTAGAAATGTATTTGCTTGGTAATACAAAGATCAGATTAGCCTCCTTGAAAAGGGAGTGCCATAATCATGGGGTCAATTGAACATAGTCCCACACTATTTTTTGTCATTTCTATTCCATGTTCAAATAGCTCACTAGCTTGCTGTTAGACATGGCATCATGCTATAGAGTCTCGCGTCCTTCCACATTCTGGCTTATGTAACCAATGTGAGTCTTTGTAAATTTGTCAAATGACACTCTGTAATACCACTTACATAACAAATATTTTTCCTCCTTGGAAGAAGTCTATGAGAAAGATTTTCAAATATTCCAAATTCTTCTCCGTGAACAGGAACATGCTATGTTTGCTCCTGTTTTTGAATCTCGAATAAATCTCTATATGGAGAAAGAAGTCTGTTCTGCAAATCCTAATGGAATTGGCAAATTCTGGAGTATGTTTAAAGTATTCCTTGATGCTAGTCTTTTGAAGAGCTTTTAAGGAACTGGGAAGATAGGCGGCCATGAATGCCAAGTGTCCCAATCTCATCCCAGATAAATTACTTGAATCTTTCCCATCTTAAATGGGAAAACTGAACTTTTTTGGTGGCACTCTGGGACTTGAAGCTATTGCATAATAGAGGAGAGAAGATGCAGTTCTCAGCAGAGAAGTTATTAGCTTAGTCTGAGGTTTACATCCTTTTTCATATCTCCTCTAATTTCCTATAACACACTATCCTAGAATATAGACTGAGCATCTTTCATCCAAAAcccgaaattgtccacatgggtgtctTATATAGTGCCACTTTGCATTCTGATGGTCCAATGTACACaaatgttcaatgtgttgtcaaaggctttaatggctggaatcactgggttgctgtgagttttctgggatatatggcaattctggaacatggccatatagcctggaaaactcacagaacatTATTTAACATGTTGTAAGAAATTACCTTCACGCTTcctgtataaggtatatataaaacataaatgaattttacaTTTAGACTCCCATCTCTGAGATATGTACAGTATATGCATCTataggtatttcaaaatctgaaaaaccCAGTCCAatacacttctggtcccaaatatTTTGAGTAAGGAATCCTCAACTTGTATACCAAACAGTCATTGATAACTCAAGAAGGAGAAAGTGAAGTTGAAAGTGAGGGTTGTAgttaggcttagaaatggcagGAGGGAGAAGGGATGGAATaccgtgtccagttctgggaaccacactacaagaaggatattgataagctgaaatgtgtccagagaagggcaaacaaaaaaaatcaaagattGGGAAAGCCTATTGGGAAAGGCTGAGggagatgggtatgtttagcttgaagaaaagaaggtGGAGAGGAACATGATTGCCATGTGTACAAATATTTGAATGGCTATCATGTTGAAGAGaaggcaagctttttttctgtttttttctggaGACGAGGACATGGGGCAATGAATTCAAGTAGCAGGAAAAGagcttccacctaaacattaggaagcacttcctggcagtaagtgttttgattgtgtgttcctgcttggcaggggtttggattggAGGTCCTTGGGtcacttccagctctatgatgctATGGTTAAACCTCTGCATTCTACCTATGATTCTTCATATGATTGCAATTATAATTCTTCTCCCTTTACAGAAAGTTCAGGTTGTTCTGACGGTCCTGGATTATGACAAGCTCGGCAAGAACGAAGCCATTGGAAAGGTCTTTGTGGGCTGCAATGCTACAGGCGCAGAGCTTCGCCACTGGTCCGACATGCTGGCCAACCCTCGGCGGCCCATTGCCCAGTGGCACACCCTGCAGCCCGAAGAAGAAGTGGACGCAGCGGTTGGCATAAAGACCTCTTGATGCCCCTTGGTTGCTGGCCGAATTACCCGGCAACAATTCTGTCTCCCGTCCAGAGCGCATGGGAGTGTGTGGGTGAGGCGCCCCTGAAAatgcgtatgtgtgtgtggaggggggagcCTGTGAGCCTGTCTCTTCTCTCAGAGCCATTTcctgttgaaaaaaaatcttccaagAGTAAATCCTGTTTTTTATCCACTGtgtaaaaaaaggaaggaagcttACATAGTAGTTGGAGACAGGAGAGAGGTTTAATACAGGTTTATTATGAAGCTAACAAAGCAAATTTTACAAGTTTAGATATTTTGCTTTCAGATATGAGTAATGCACTTCAATTCTGACCCTCATTAGCAGGTGGGCTTACCTTTCAACACAGAAAAATACTTAAAATTATTGGATCATATGTTACCATGCTGCCATAGGTCTCAAATAAACCTACTGTTTATCCCTTTGAACCTATAGATTTGCTACCGGTGTCTTTAAGTGAAACCATTTTGTACACGTTTTGGCTAATGTTCTATGGTGCCATGTTTGAAAACTAGACCTCAGTTGGAAATCGGTTGTAAACAATATCTACAGATGTGTTTACAACAGGTTTACTAATATATTTGTTTTCTGATTACGTCAACTATATAACCTTAGATGTTGTGTTATACCTGGAAAGCAAGATGCAAAGTTAAAAAGCATAGCAGAAATGTTTTgaacatttagaaaaaaatgtttgaaaacatagaAAATAGAAAACTTGAAAATAGCTTTACATTGTGACCAAGGCTGCAGTTTATACCCACTTACCTGAGAGTATGTCTATTGAATCCAATGGTACGTATTTCAGAATATGAAACTGAttcatacaaaaacattaaattgTTGGTCTTTTGtgctataaaacatttaaaatttggATCGCCTTAGAAAACCCAAAACACTATTAGTTAGGGATAAGacttaaaatataaaatgtgtgAGTTTAAATTACAGAACTCTAGGAAGTGTGTGGTAGTAGTGCTAATTACTTTAATACCTTATATTAACATGCTTATTTGGTGTATAAAAACTAGATACTCAACTAAACTTTAGTATAAATTGGTAatttaggccccttttacactgatttataatcaagattatcaaagcagataatccacattatctgatttgaactggattacatgagtctacactgccatataatccagctcaaagcagataatctggattttatagggcagtgtagaaggggccttagtttcaCCTGCAAAattaacatgattttttttcagttttaatgTTTAAGCATAGTAGAGTGTTAAACATCCATCAGCCAATGTATTAAACTATTCATATATAGTTTATCCTATTTTATATTGATATAATTTAGATTTTATAGCAGTTTTAACATAGCCATTGTCCAATTTTACAGTACCTGCTTAACAgcatatttattaaatatttgatATGGGTATTACACAAAATTTGCTATAAGCTTTAAGTGGACGAGATAAGTACAGATTTACTAGTGTTTTACTACccaacttgtaataattttgctATCTTGAAAACAAGTTTACATTTTTGCTACAAGCTTAAGCCTGGTTTATTATTACAACTGCAATGAGTTTGATGTTTGACACATTTTATAAATGACAAAGAGCAATTATCCAGATGTTTACTCTAGGATTTACAGCTGGTTTACAATGGTTTTACATAGGCTGAAAAAATGTTTACAATCCATTCTCCTTTGCTGTGGCAATGCTACAAAAGTACGGGttttgcaaaaaatattttgtaattcTGTAAGTAATTCTCTAACTCTAGCTAATTTGCTGGGCAATTTATTTAGTAAGTAAACTCACATTAGCAACAAAATTGTTTTAAAGAATTTCCAACCATTTGAAGAATTAATTTGAAACTTCAAACATTTGATCCCCAAATCCAAGTATTTGCGTGAAATTTTCAAAAATCACATTTGGAATCTGAATTTTGAACAAAATTCTGAGAAAGCTTTTATGTCAGAGCTGCTCAGATATGTGGACTAGAGGATGCTGCAAGTTGTCATCCCAAAATTAACTTTAGATGTGTTCCTTAATTTTAAAAGGATACCATATTTGAGTTCTGCGTAGGAACTCAATTTAGAACTATAGCTATTAATATGGAAGAAAATTTCTCATTCACTGTACGTTTACAATAGATTTTATATCTAACATAAATCTGAAGTTCACCTAAGTGTTAAATCCATGGAACTCAGCGAGAGAGAGACCATTAGGTTGTAGAAACATTTCTTAATCTTGTGAGTTACAGATGAGGTCCAGTTTTCAAAGAAAGTTGCCATCTCTATTTGGGACAACTTGAAATCCTTTTAATATGGTCTGAATTAGAATTACCTTATACCCTTTTTTGATGCATTTACCTACTCCTTGGTCATACCATACTTATGGGATTAAAATCCCACCACTCCCTTTCTGTTAGAATGATATACTAATCTTCATCACCATCATTTTCATCTTCATCAATGGCTTCAGCAGATCCTTAGATTCAGTAAGAACTTGAGAAGCCCatacttgtaattttttttattctgttaATGTACTGTTTGGGATTAGCAAATGCATTTGATGCCTTTCTCTTCTTGGGGAGGTAGAACAGTATTACGTTTTCAAAATCCTcttgtggggagggggaatagGAAGTTTCTAAATCTTGCAATGTATtcctatatatcagtggttcctaacctttttctttttgacaaggaaccacttgaccagggaccactctccaatattagtaccaaaaggtacTAAAAGgtatgaatcaatttttggtcaacttcagattcggtttaattatttggggtactgtttcagaaaattgccttggatagaccacatcagctctaatttctgatacagaacatatgccatccagtagtctccatctgcttgcccacagaaaaccatatttattaagCCTCGCCATTGTAAgagagttttgcgagaccagctgctcttgttgcaatgatgtagtaatggtgaggccacagaccatattttagttcttgcagaccactggtggtccacagaccacagtttgggaaccactgctatatatgtTTTCATATAGTTAAGTCCCACTAAATTCAATGGCACTTATTCCCAGGAACGTGGGTAACTAAAGTTATAACTTTCATAGATTCATATTCAGGAAGAGTTAATAATAAATTGCTTTGGAGTATTACGTTATCTAACTCTCTCATCCTGGCTTTAAAGGTGCAGTTATTCCTTCTTTAATCAGTTCCCCCACACTGAGTGCTTTTAGATAGAGTTGCCAGATGGAAAACAGGAGGTGGTTTCTGTTTCTTTAATGGTTGCATAGAAAAGGGAGTTTCAGCTTGTCAGgcaaccaggtaacaagcaatGGTCTTCTGAAATGCTCTCTTCTACATAACTATTAAAAGGATAGGAGCTGTCTCCAGTTCTCAATGTGGCAGCTCTACAAGAAGACCCTTGACAGAAACAGAAGACAAAAATTATgagaaaatatggaaaacaataTACTACCTAAATATTCCGCccaaaccttaggaagaacttccgggtggtaagagctgttcgacaGTGGATTATGCTGGCCAGAGTgcttgaaaaaaagaagaagattggCCACCAGTTCATTCACAAACTACATAACTTTTACAGCATTCTTGGGGGATTCTCAAACCAATGTCTTTAATTCTTCAAGTCAGTTTTCGCATTATTTTTTTCCTCAGATTTTATAGAGGTGGGAATTGTGCAGTGGCAGTCCAGGGAAATAAAAAAGTGTTGGTTTAACATATGAATTTTATCCACTGTCAAATTACATGTATTCTAGGCTCCACAAGTCTAGCTGGTATGCTTTGTTTCATCCAAATGTAAAGAAAATTAGATTTTAAATGAAACCTAGCTCCTAGTGGTATTCTTTGAGCGCAGCTGAGCTTAGCATAATGGAAGGAATCTTTTCTACACAGATGTTTAGGCtcgaaggttttttttaatcagcCTACTAATCATAACAAATAAATGGTAAGGATTGTGAATATTATAGCCCAAAGGTTTATCTTGATTTACAAAGACAACCTGGATTTTCAACTTTTTTGGGCTTTGAGTATATCTGTTGATCATTAGTGTTAACAGGTAAGGATCACTACCCAGTGATGAGTGTCAAATCTAAAATTAATTTCCTTCAAAATAGGAAATAATACTCTAATCACATACCGGTAAGTGAGTACACTCAAGCGTTCAAAAAGAAAGTCCCCATAAATTAATTACTGCTTCATGCTTtgtttattaaaaatgtaaatggATCCTGTTCATTTCATCAATAAGCCCATGATAATACCTAAAGCTATGCAGATCCTAATAGATCCAGTGTCAGATTTGTAACCATGGAAATGTTGTTACTAATAGCTTCTTGGGGAGATGTAGATCTTAATCTCCTTCCACACTGTGGAGCAGGAATCAAAGATTAaaccaaaaaagaagaaagaaagaaagaaagaaagaaagaaagaaagaaagaaagaaagactagaCCCAGGTTAGCTGGCCATCTGAGGGACATGGTGGCCATATTGATATGTTGCTAACTGATGTGTTTTATAGTTGCAGTGTTGATAGGATTCCATATCCATCCATGTCATTTTAGATGGTCCCTTCTCGGTTGACCTTTCCAGATCAATCTTGTGTCAAACAAAGCCATCACATCCCTTTGGTTTTCATTTTGTTAATGTCAAAAGAGAAGAGAAGCATTCCAGATCATGGTTACTGCCGAGCCACAAGGAGGTACTGTGTAATGTGTCACGCAAATGACTGTTCATTTCAAGTAGCTCAAACACCATCTCATTATCTGCTAGCACCATCCACACCCTTGAGTAGATCAAGAGGGTGTCCATAGAAGACGGGTGACATTGAGTTGTCGGTCAGTGCTGTGTTGTATTTCCATCCAATGTGCCCTGCAAGCAAATTCACCTTTCTCACAATTCCTTTTCCCTGCTAACATCTATCCTCTGCTTTTATTTGGCATCGGCTAGCATGGAGATGCCAAGGTCAACATGTCCACAGCAGTGAAAATAGGCCACCTTGaagtttaactgtcatgactgaaGGGCTTGTGTAAAGTGCAGAAGGCTTTGTAACTTTGGTGTGTGTTGTTTCTATTCCCCGACAGTCCTCTCAACCACCCTTTTTAGTGGTGCTGTCCTTTGAAAGCCGCCCTCCGTTCCCCTTTTGAAACCAGTTTTAATATTGATGTATTTGACCAAGCAGTACTCTTGTCTGTTAATAAATAAGAGATCTCTATATTTCAAATGTGTTGCTTCTCATTGTCTTTGCTTATGGCTGCAGGGTTGAGGTGGGTGGTGTTGCAGGAGGGCCTGAGTTGAAGAACTATAAATCTTGCTATACAATGGTTTGTGAAAGAAAATATTACCTTCCATTGATTACTGAACTTTTCAAAGATGACTGAATCGATTTCACTAACTTCAACTGGACAATGTTATTTTTGGCTTCCTATGAGAGTCATGGGCTTACTGTTAAGGGAAAACTGAACTATTTAATCCATTGAGGTGTGGAAGGTatgagggtgaatctacactgtagaattaatgtagtttgatgccact containing:
- the SYT5 gene encoding synaptotagmin-5 isoform X2; translated protein: MNAARRSARVDSGATESQMEPSLNATEMPSKENVFSDMKDKFMNKLGKLPIPPWALAAIIIVVGVLLLCCCFCVCKKCFGKKKKGKKGKDKVKAQINMKEVKELGKSYIDKVQPEVEDLDPSLLQEPKEEKPQEKLGKLQYSLDYDFQSTQLVVGIIQAADLPALDIGGTSDPYVKVFLLPEKKKKYETKVHRKTLNPTFNESFTFKVPYSELGGKTLVMSVYDFDRFSKHDAIGEIRIPMNTVDLAHVIEEWRDLQSAEKEEHEKLGDVCFSLRYVPTAGKLTVIVLEAKNLKKMDVGGLSDPYVKIHLMQGGKRIKKKKTTIKKNTLNPYYNESFSFEVPFEQIQKVQVVLTVLDYDKLGKNEAIGKVFVGCNATGAELRHWSDMLANPRRPIAQWHTLQPEEEVDAAVGIKTS